The sequence below is a genomic window from Dyadobacter chenwenxiniae.
CAGGTCAACTCGCATGCCGGAATAGGGAGATATAAAGGACTATTACCCGTGCATTACGCTGACTTTACCTTACAGATTTAATTAAGATTTACACCATTTTGTAGACGAGTCGATTTTGTAATATTCCGGTTATCTTTCTTTTTGCGGGTCTCCACTTTTTTAGCATCGTCCCATTACACTCATGAGCTTGGTTGGGTGTTAGATAATTGCAGCTGGCATGAGGCCTAGTCTGATTATAATATGCAATTGCTTCAGCCGCTAACTGCTTTGCCTGCTCATACGAGAAGAAAGTCCGGTCAAGAGAAAATTCTTCCTTCAGGGTTCTGTTCATCCTTTCTGCCAGCGCATTCTCGTAGGGGTCACCATGTTCTGTCATGCTGATATCAACCTTATTATTCTTCAAAAGCTGAATGTACGACCTTGAACAATACTGAACTCCCCGGTCTGAATGATGGATTAACTTCAAATTCTCTGTTCCCATTATGGTTCTCAACGCTTTTCTCAGAGCTAAAAGTGGCCCTTCGGTCTGCAAAGATTTGTGCACTGACCAGCCTACAATTTTGCGAGAATATGCGTCTGTCACCAGGCTCATGTAAACAAAGCCACGGGTAAGGGTAAGATAAGTCATATCGCTGACCGCCCGGCGGCCCGGCCATAATTGATTAGGACCAGAGATTTCTAAATCTCGAATTAGGTTTGGATAGCGACGCAAGTTGTGTCGCGAATTCGTTGTAATGGCTTTTCTTGTCCTCCTTCGAATCATTAAGCCATTGTCTCTCAAAATTTTAAAAAACTTATCCCGTCCAATATTGATACCATGTGCTATGCACCAGTCTTTCATCTGAAAGTATAGTTTTTCAGCGCCCACTTTATGATGCTGTAACCGTATCAATCGAATTTGAGCAACTAAAAGCCGCTCGTCATCAGCCCGTCGATCTTTGCGTTTTATGGCTTCATACCATGCCTGACGGCCATACCCAAACAGCTCGCATAATGTTTTCATCGCCACTAGTGGACGCTGGTAGCTCAACTCCGTTACTGCTTGGGTCCAGACTTTTTTCGGATTGGAATGTCAAACCGCACAGGCGGCCCTGTGCTTTTCAGCGATATTGATCATAATTTCCAATCCTTCATTCTTCAATTTAAGCCGTTCGTTTTCCTTTTCAACAGCAGCCAGTTTCTGCTTTAATGCCAAGAGCTCATCAGATTCTTTTTTCATTGGAACACGTGGTTTAGTCCTAAGCCAGCGGCCAAGACGGTAGCGCATGTACCGCGCGGCGGACCGCCAACGATGCCAGGCTTTAAGTGAAGTTCGAGAAATTTTAAGTTGACTCAAAAGTTGTTGGTCGGAAAATATGCCAGAGCGACAAAGCTCAACAACCTGAGATCGGAACTTACTGTTTTTGTAATTTTTCTTGATAACAATTAATCCATTCAATTTCATAAGCTTACAGGGTTATTGTAAGGCTATTTCAGTGTAATACAATTATGTTTATGAATTTTATGGATTACAGTAATCAACTAAATTTTTTTACCAATGGACAGATATCTCGAATGCGTGCCAACTTTGCTCCAGGTGGCTCGTATTCATCCTATGCCTTTGCTAACACTGGTTATCAGGTACTAGGCAATGAAGCCATCTGCACATCGGCATCATATTCGTTTTCTGGAACATTGTCAGCAGGATTGGGCATTAGTTGGTCTACTTCTAACCCGTCAGGCCTGAGTATAACCAGCAGCGGGGTTGCAACCCGTCAGAACGGTTTTAATGGTGAAGTAATTATTAGTGCCAATATTACAGGGGGATCTCTGTGCGGTAGCACTAAATTATCTAAAAAAGTATTTGTAGGACCAGCAGGAAGCATTAGTTATGGATTAACGACGTTTGACTTTACAGGAAGCACTGCTGGCGCAGGGGTTTGTAATAGTTGTGGAAATAGCATTTCAGTTTTAATGAAAGATTACGGTAATACAGCTACATACGTATGGGGTCCGCCCACACAGTCCGGATCGGTGAGTAGTGGTGCTAATGGTCGGAATGCAAATGCTACGCTTGGACCAGGTGCTTCCCTGAGCATTCCTTGCACTATTAATAACAATAACACCTGTAAGGTCACCTTTTCCTTTTATAATTATAGCAGTTTCTATCGGACAATAGTTTATCCAAATCCGGCTTCTAGTGATTTCTCCATTGAAGCCGTTGCCGTAACAGACATGAATGAAGTTGAATCATATTCGAAAACAGAAACGTTGTTGAAAACCGACGATTTAAAAATGACAGAACTTTTGTTGCTGGACGAGAAGGGAAATGTTCTCTCTAAAAAAGCCTTTACTGAAAAGAAAATCAATTTTGCCACTGATAAGCTGCCAAACGGAACCTACTTTTTACATATTGGTAGTGGTGAATCCAAAATTATGAAACAGATTCAAATTCAGCACTGATTGATATCAAAAAATGACGGATGTTGTGCATACATAAAAATAGAAAGATAAAAGCTACATGAAATTCTTGGTCAAAACGATTTTCTACACATGTTTTTTGTCCCTAATAGGGTGCAAAGAAAAGAAAGACCCACAAAGAGCTCAGTGTGGCTGTGATAGTGATGCAGAGGCTATAATTAACAATATTTCAGGCAAAATAGAATATGATACTACTGAACAGCCTATTTCATACAGACTCCAAGGGTATTATTCAACTGGATTAGCGGTTTGTAACGATTCAACGTTTCAAACCTTATTGGCTCAGAATAAGATCATGAATGGCGATAGTGTCGTCTTTGGTGGCGAAGCAAAAAATACGTGTACGGATTGTGAATTCTGCGGCTTAATTTCGATTACTACCTTAGCAAAAAAATAATCATTGGTGGGAAGCCAGTGTAAGTATCCCATTACTGAGCCCATCCCTGGTTTTCAGAGGGTTGAAAGTAGAGTTTCCGGTGTTTCTTGATGAAAATTAACAAATTTCTTTTGGGGTTAAATCATTCAGTGCACGGTGCGGCCTAACGTGATTGTATTCCCACCTAAAATCTTCAATTTTTTCCATAGCATCATCCATCTTTATGGCGGCTCTAATACGTTTTTCCTAAAAGTTTTATCATTAGGCAATGATGCTTAATCCATTCTGAATTGGTACATGGTTTTCATTATTTTCTGGTGGAATGCATGCAAGCTTACCAGTCTGCACAAAAATTTTGCTTGGTAATTTACTGTAATACGATGGGACAAATTTCAAGTAGCCCCCTACGCATAAATCGGAAAGCAACCTCGTATAAGTGGACGGCACATTGCCTAAATGCTTCTAATCAGATGAAAGCAGGAAGAATAGACTTCTCGATATCTTTCCAGGTCAGGGAGTGGCTGCCACTTACATCCGAAGCGTTGTGATGTAATGTAAGGATTGAAAGGTTTAAATCGGGAACGATATATAACACCTGACCTCCGTAACCAGCAGCGTATATTACGGGAAATACTTTATCTCTAACTCGGAACACGCCACGCCACCATTGATATCCATATCCCCAATCCGAGCTTGACTCATTTATTGGTATAACAAATGCAGTAGATTCGGTGATCCAGGATGTGGACACAATTTGCTTCTCATTCCACTTTCCCTTGCCCAATATCAGCTGGCCAATTTTCAACATATCCCGGGGCCTGAGAAACAATCCTCCTCCTGTGTGGACTTGATTATTCATTGAAGTCCAGGAAAAGTTTTCAATTCCCAAGCCTTTAAACAGGGATTGTTCTGCGTATTTGTCCGCAGGCTTTCCCGTTACATTGGATAGAATACCACCTAGCAAGATCGAAAGGCCGCTGTTGTATTCAAATTTCTTACCCGGCTTGTCCTTTTCATCCAAATTTTTAGCCAGGACATACTGATACATATCCTTGCTTTGGTTCATTAAAACAGCATCGTTTTTGGGGTCAGTGTAAGGAATGTCCTCATGCCAATCCAGTCCGGCCGACATGGTTAAAGCATTACGCAGCGTGGGTTGTGGGGATTTTTCTTTTATAGAGTTCTTGTAGGCCGGGAAAAAAGCGGTTAATGGTGCATCCAGATTTTGGATCAGGCCACCATCTTTCGCGATGCCAATCAGGAGCGACGTCACACTTTTTGTACAGGATTGTAAACTATGGATTCTTTCTCGTTCACCTAAATAAAAGTATTCGTCAAGCAACAACTTTCCATTCTGGGCAACAAGCACTGCGTCCAGTCCATGATATTTGCCCTTTAATATGTTCTCGAAAAGATCGTGTAATACCTTGGAATTCGCAGTCTGCATATTCAATGCGCCCACTTTCCAGCCATCACTGGTTACAGGCGGAGCTTGATAGCTCCATTTCAACAGAGGACGATTTTCCTTGTCAACCCTTGCTGGCCGCTGTGACGTCCAACGATCAGTTTTCGTCAAGGTCACCGTTTCAGGTTTGCGATCGGGTATATTGAGCAATCCTCCGATTTCTGTTTTATTCTTCGAAAGATTACCCGTGAATGTCGCTCCTTGCCCCAGATCCAGGAATATTTTTGAATTCGTTATGTTTATACCAGACAGTGTTCCTTCCGCCATTGATTCCGGAATTTCAAACCTGCCGCTCCACGAATCAGAAAAAAAATCATGACGCAACTCAACATCGAGCGGACCTTTAAGATGTGGCACAGCCTCAAATTCAGTATGCCAGATTCCTACCAGTTTTTGCTCGTCAGTAGAACAGGCCAGAACATTTACGAAGAGTGCCAGACCTATGCAATATCTTAATATCCTTCTCAGCATAATGAATTGCCAGACTAAAGTGATTTTAGTTGTCGGTAAGACTAATGTAAGATTAACAATATACAGCTTCTTTGCAAACTCCGGATAAGCTAGAAATCTATCAGCGAACATTTAATATTTTGCATAGCCAGCTGCAAGCTACTTGCAAGGCTACTAACAAATTTATCAGCGTATTGGAAACGGTGGTCAAAGTAAACTGTTTACTTGATCCAAATATTCCGAGGGGGGTAGTTGGTTACGGGATGGCGGTATAGACCGTAGCGCGGAAGGAGCCCTACACTGGCAAGCCCGGTGACAAAACCCAAAGTGGCATGGCAAGAAAATGCTGTTGATAGAATTGGAAGACTACTAGTTCAGCCTAATTCTTTTTAACATATGTAATCTGAATTGGCCCTCCCGGAGGCGGAAGCCTCAATTCGGGATTAGGGCCTAGACACGTGTTTTTAATATTGCCTGAGATAGTATAATTCCAGTTTTTTTCATCCTTATTTGTTTCCCAAGCATTATCCACATCACAAGCATGTACGCTTATGGAACCTGCCATTGTTTCTTGAACAACAAAGGTACCGTCGCCAATGTATCTGGCTAGTCGGTTTTCTAGGACACGGCGCGTTGAGCCATCACACCCACAGTCTTCATCATTTTTTGAACATGCGAATGCGAAAATGAACAGCAGATTGAAGTACAACGGAGCCTTTAGGATTAACCGCATATGGCATATTGTCTAAGATTCACAAGAGTGACCCAGAAAATATGAAAATAGTTGGGAAGCATAGGACGAAGAATCTAAGATTTCCTGAATGACGCAGCCATATTTAAAAGCAGTTAACCTAGTGCATCTTCTTGGGTCGTGCACATCTTCCGTTAATCGATTCGCCTCAATACCAGCGGATTTGTGTTCCAAACAGCAGGTGCTAATCTCTGACTATACGATTTTAACCCCACCAAATATCCGGTGGTTTTTCCATACTCTCAGCACCATGTGATTTTCTTCCCAATTGGTTGTGACTTTCAGAATTGTTTTGCAGTGTTTTACATAGTTCTTTTACCCCCTATTTGCAGGAGAGATTATCTGGATATGCCGCTACTAAAACGATTTGCCCACCTAACAAAATATTCACGGTTCGAAATAGGTATTACTAAATATCTGGAGTTTGGTGCCGTTGCTGAGAGATAATGTAAAATCTTGCCCAGATTCTCCGAATTGACTGATTGATAAAATGCGCTCACCGACAAAGAATTTTATTTTTTCCTTGACTTCGCGATCATAATTTCCAAAAAGTCCTTCATTTGTTAGTATCCTCCAAGATGAGTTTGTGTTCAATGTCCAACTTACTCTCTATCAGTGTGTCAGAGTAGTAAGTTCTAACCAATAGTTCGCCTGCTCGCACTTTCGCTCAAATAAAAAAGTAAATTTGTTCATCATATAGCAAGCCAGTTTAAAATCCTTCACATTATTAAAGATATGTTTCAATATCAGGAGCATGAAGTCACTGATGCTCTGTCTCCTTTTATAAAGAAGATCTGGATCTTAAACAACTCTGACAACTGTCTGGCAGTCCTGGACAAATCTATTTTGCCTAACGGCTGCTTTAACATTGCCATTATTGAAGGTATAGGCTTTACCGTTCGACAAAATGGAAGAGTTGATGTGCTAGGGGCAGGTATCTATTTCTGCGGGCAAAGCACTCATGTAGTTTCAATTGATGCTTTTCCCTTTTCCAAAGCCACAATGGTACAACTTTACCCCTGGGCACCCGTTCATTTTACTTCACAGGCACTCAGCCCCTATACAAATATGGTTAGCCTTTTAGAATGTCAAAAGGAGAACGAGGCGACTATTCTTAAATTTAGCGATACAAAGGATATCAACGAATTCCTTGACAAATTAAAAGTATGCTTAGCAAAATTTTATAATCCAGCAAAAGCATCACCTCTGATCACCAAAAGCACTAAAATGATTGTAAAGTTGAAAGGAAACACAACTGTAAAAGACATTGCAACAGCCATCAGATGCTCGCAAAGGCATTTACAAAAAATATTTAAAAAACATATAGGCCTAAGTCCAAAGGAATTCATTGTGATAATTAAGCTACGAGAAACAATCGAGCTTATTGCTTATCCTGAAGACATTCATAGATCGTTGACGAACTTGTCGCTGGAGAACAACTTCTATGACCAGGCACATTTTAACAATACATTTCGGGCTATCACGAACACGTCACCTGGAAAGTTTTTTGCCGATGACTACCTTCTCTCCTTAAAAAAATAAAGCGTCTGTTCGCATTTTTCCAAGTTTCATCCAGAGTCTGCCGGTACTTTTGTCCAGAACTCACGGTACACTTTGAGGGCAAATTCACGTTCACACCCGAATATTTTTTACTATGGCACATCATATCATCAGCTTTTTTTTCTTCCTATTATTGTTATCCAGCAACAGCTTTGGACAGTCAGCTTTAACCAGGTCGGTAGATTCTCTAATCAAAATATCAACACCTAGGAGTTTCAACGGAATTATCAAGATTAGTCAAAATGGGAATACTATCTATGAGCGTGCCTATGGGCTCAGTGATGCTGAGAAAATGGTCTCTCTCAGAATGGAAGACAAATTCATTATTGGGTCAATCAGCAAACAAATTACGGCAGTTTTAGTTTTGCAGGAAGTTCAGGCTGGTCGTATCAAGTTAAAGAATACCATTCATTCATATTTGCCAGAATTTTCTGAAAGATGGGCAGATTCTGTAACCATTCAGCAACTGCTGAATCACACGTCAGGGATTAGAAACTGGAACACGCCACTTTTATTTGAACCTGGCAGACAGTTTTCATATTCAAACTTGAACTATGCTATTCTTGGGAAAGTTGTTGAGAAAACATCGTCTCAGACTTATGCAAATTTGACAAGAGCCCTGTTTTCTGCTTGCAAAATGGTTGATTCAAAAGTCCCAGCATCAACTCCTCAAGACAAAAAGCACCAAAAAATTGTAAGGGGATACGTTGAGAATCATGATAAAGAATGGACCTCAGGAGATAATATCCTGACATTGCTGAATCTTCCGGTTATGGGTGTTCCCGCGGCTGGCATAATTTCAAACGTTGAAGATTTGACACGTTGGAACTATTGCTTGCATGAGAGAAAAATCTTAACCGACAGTATCTACCGTTCAATGATTAATGAGGCAGTCATCCGCCCGCATAGATGGGGCGAAGTCAAATATGGTGATGGTGTTCAAATTGACTACATTGACGGTATCCAGGAGCTGAGTATGAGTGGTTACGTTCCGGGCTTTATTTCCACTATACTGTATTTTCCATCAACTAAAATCAGTGTAGTTATCCTAGAAAATAGGTCTGCTGACCCAACTGACATGACAAGAGTCTATTATTTTCATGATCAAATCCGCAAGCTGGTAAAAAAAAATTTAGTAAAACAGTCTGCTGATTAGTGATCTCACTAGACCCGCTGTTTATACGGCAATTTAATAGTAAAATAGATATGCGATTTATTGATGGATTTCACACGCAGTTTTATATACCAATATCCGTGCAGCTATTATATCGAAGCACTCGAAGATTCGGAGATATTGTATATGAATTACCATGATCTGCAACAGATGTATACATCTTCCAAACCGTGGGAGAGATTTGGACGCCTTACTTGCTGAACACTTTTTCAACCACTCTCAGGGGCGGGCCGAAGACCTTTTGTTTTTAACACATGAAAAGCGTTACCTGAATCTGTTGGAAGAACACCCCATTATTGTCAAACGGGTACAGGTATATCACATTGCTTCCTATTTGGGCGTCAAAAATCAATCCCTGAGCCGGATCTGCAAAAGATTGTCCGAGAAGTAACCACCGACCAATGATATGAATTTCAATAAATCAGACGGAAATTTTAACTTCAGAAAGATATTACCTTTCATCCATCATATAATCCTAACTCCGCCT
It includes:
- a CDS encoding serine hydrolase domain-containing protein, whose product is MLRRILRYCIGLALFVNVLACSTDEQKLVGIWHTEFEAVPHLKGPLDVELRHDFFSDSWSGRFEIPESMAEGTLSGINITNSKIFLDLGQGATFTGNLSKNKTEIGGLLNIPDRKPETVTLTKTDRWTSQRPARVDKENRPLLKWSYQAPPVTSDGWKVGALNMQTANSKVLHDLFENILKGKYHGLDAVLVAQNGKLLLDEYFYLGERERIHSLQSCTKSVTSLLIGIAKDGGLIQNLDAPLTAFFPAYKNSIKEKSPQPTLRNALTMSAGLDWHEDIPYTDPKNDAVLMNQSKDMYQYVLAKNLDEKDKPGKKFEYNSGLSILLGGILSNVTGKPADKYAEQSLFKGLGIENFSWTSMNNQVHTGGGLFLRPRDMLKIGQLILGKGKWNEKQIVSTSWITESTAFVIPINESSSDWGYGYQWWRGVFRVRDKVFPVIYAAGYGGQVLYIVPDLNLSILTLHHNASDVSGSHSLTWKDIEKSILPAFI
- a CDS encoding IS3 family transposase is translated as MKTLCELFGYGRQAWYEAIKRKDRRADDERLLVAQIRLIRLQHHKVGAEKLYFQMKDWCIAHGINIGRDKFFKILRDNGLMIRRRTRKAITTNSRHNLRRYPNLIRDLEISGPNQLWPGRRAVSDMTYLTLTRGFVYMSLVTDAYSRKIVGWSVHKSLQTEGPLLALRKALRTIMGTENLKLIHHSDRGVQYCSRSYIQLLKNNKVDISMTEHGDPYENALAERMNRTLKEEFSLDRTFFSYEQAKQLAAEAIAYYNQTRPHASCNYLTPNQAHECNGTMLKKWRPAKRKITGILQNRLVYKMV
- a CDS encoding helix-turn-helix transcriptional regulator, coding for MFQYQEHEVTDALSPFIKKIWILNNSDNCLAVLDKSILPNGCFNIAIIEGIGFTVRQNGRVDVLGAGIYFCGQSTHVVSIDAFPFSKATMVQLYPWAPVHFTSQALSPYTNMVSLLECQKENEATILKFSDTKDINEFLDKLKVCLAKFYNPAKASPLITKSTKMIVKLKGNTTVKDIATAIRCSQRHLQKIFKKHIGLSPKEFIVIIKLRETIELIAYPEDIHRSLTNLSLENNFYDQAHFNNTFRAITNTSPGKFFADDYLLSLKK
- a CDS encoding integrase core domain-containing protein, whose amino-acid sequence is MDDAMEKIEDFRWEYNHVRPHRALNDLTPKEIC
- a CDS encoding T9SS type A sorting domain-containing protein, whose amino-acid sequence is MNFMDYSNQLNFFTNGQISRMRANFAPGGSYSSYAFANTGYQVLGNEAICTSASYSFSGTLSAGLGISWSTSNPSGLSITSSGVATRQNGFNGEVIISANITGGSLCGSTKLSKKVFVGPAGSISYGLTTFDFTGSTAGAGVCNSCGNSISVLMKDYGNTATYVWGPPTQSGSVSSGANGRNANATLGPGASLSIPCTINNNNTCKVTFSFYNYSSFYRTIVYPNPASSDFSIEAVAVTDMNEVESYSKTETLLKTDDLKMTELLLLDEKGNVLSKKAFTEKKINFATDKLPNGTYFLHIGSGESKIMKQIQIQH
- a CDS encoding serine hydrolase domain-containing protein; its protein translation is MAHHIISFFFFLLLLSSNSFGQSALTRSVDSLIKISTPRSFNGIIKISQNGNTIYERAYGLSDAEKMVSLRMEDKFIIGSISKQITAVLVLQEVQAGRIKLKNTIHSYLPEFSERWADSVTIQQLLNHTSGIRNWNTPLLFEPGRQFSYSNLNYAILGKVVEKTSSQTYANLTRALFSACKMVDSKVPASTPQDKKHQKIVRGYVENHDKEWTSGDNILTLLNLPVMGVPAAGIISNVEDLTRWNYCLHERKILTDSIYRSMINEAVIRPHRWGEVKYGDGVQIDYIDGIQELSMSGYVPGFISTILYFPSTKISVVILENRSADPTDMTRVYYFHDQIRKLVKKNLVKQSAD